AAATTGCTGGTGTAAAAGGCGCCCACATAGCGACCGGCCATGGACAGACTGAACCGCTGTGCGCGATAGCTCAATCGGGCGTTGGCCAGCACATCCGGAAAGCCGGCGATGCGGTTGCCGTCCAGCACGTGCACGCCGGCCCAGGTATACCGGCGGTGGCGCACCAACCGGTTGTGGCTGAGCGTGCTGTTGGCAGAGAGCTCCCAGCCGGGCGACGGCCGCCACATGCCGGCCAGTTCGATGCCGCGATGCAGCGTCCTTTCCGCATTGCCGGTGACCGGCTGACCAAAACGGTCCAGCCGTCCGCTCTTGACGATCTCGTCCAGGAAAATCATATAGTAGGCGTTGACCGAGAGATGCAGATTCGAACGCTCCAGGCCGGCGCCGACCTCCCAGTCGAACATGGTCTCCTCCTTGACCAGCGGATCATTCACGTTGTAGCTGCTGTCCGCCGCCAGCGCGAACTGCGGCGTAACCGGTCCCCAGCTCGCCGGCGTGCTCGCTTCCGCAGCATCATAGAGATTTTTCAGCCGCGGTTCACGGGAGGTGCGGGCAAAGGTAGAGTACACTTTGACATCGGGCCTTACAAGATAACTGAGGCCGAGCTTGGGATTGAAAAAAAGATACGGCTTGGTGAAATCGGTGTGCAGATATTTTTCGTCGTACAAACGATAGCTCTGCTGGATCAAAACCGCATCCGCCAGGCAGGTCAACCGATCGGCGGCACGGTACACTCCATTGACGAACAAAGAGGCGATGTTCTTTGCGCCGCGATATTCATAATAGCGGTAATCCGGAGTGACGCCTGCCGGCAGCTCTGTGCCCCATTTCAACGAACCGTAGTGCAGAGAGCGGTGCCGGCGCCATTCCGCGCCCACGGTCAACACGCCGTGATCGCCCTGCAGGGATGCCCGGGGCAGCCAGCCGGCCTGTTGATTGCTGACATAGGCGTGGATCAGGGCGTCGGGGATGTATAAAGATTCCGCATCGCCGTTGACTTGAAATCCGTTCTCCGGAGTAATGCGATAATAACTGTAGGGCGCCCAGGAACCATCATAATCATAAAATCCCTCGCCGGTCACATAGAACAGCGTATTTTGAAATCTCCACCGGCCGGTCTGCCATTCGTTGATGATCTCGTAATGGGGCTGGGAAAAATTCTCTATCTCCTCTTTGCGCTGTATCGGATTGCGCTTGCGCAATTTTTTATCCGCCGCTTCCGCGCGCGAAATGCCGTAATAAGCCAGATGATCGGAGACCGGTCCGCCGTACAGGTTGATCTGGGTGGTCATTCTTTTATCAAACCGAGCAACGCCGAGAAAATAACTGTTGAAATCGACCCAGGAGTTGTCGCGATAGCCGTCGCTGGTGATCTTGCCGAGCCGGGCATAGAGGGCGTAACGATTGTCCATCAGTCCGGAGCCGGCGGACAAGGAGTATTTGCGCGTGTTATAGCTGCCGGCGCCGCTGTAGATCGAGATGCCCCGGTTCTGAGTGAAATTCGAGCTGATCAGATTGACGGCGCCGCCGATGGCAGAGGCGGCGCCGAACAGGCCGCCGGCGCCGCGCTGCACCTGAATATTCTCCAAATTCGCCGCCAGGTCGGGAAAATCCAGCCAGTAGACCGAATGATCCTCCGGGTCGTTCTGCGGCACGCCGTTGACCATGACCGCGATGCGCCGCTGGTCAAAGCCGCGGATATTCAAATAGGTATAACCGAGTCCATTGCCGCCCTCTGAATAAAATGTGGTGGAGGGCAACTCGGACAACAGCGCGGGAATATCCTGCACCGAATAGCGCTCCTGTATCTGCTGTTGTTGCAGGTTGGCATAACCGGCGTCAAACGGCTGTTCGCGTGTACGGCTGGCTGTGACCAGCATGCTCTGCAGCGGCAGCACCGTGGGTTGCAAGTGAAAGGTCACGCTCGGAGAAGGGTCGGATGCCGGGACCGTTTGCGATTGCGCGCTGTAGCCCAACAGCCGCGCTTCCAGCACCACCTCACTCTGCGGAAGACGAAAGGCGAACCGGCCGTGTTCATCCGCTGCCGCGCCTATGCGGCTGCCCGGCCTCATCACCGTAGCGCCGGCTAGAGCGAGGCCGGTCTGCGCATCCAGCACAATGCCGGTGACGAGACGCTCCTGCGCCGTCAGCCCGCCGGCCAAAACGCAAATTATCAGAAAACGATGGATCATAAAGCCTCCTGGTTCGCCCTGATATCACCTATACGGGCGAAGTGATATAAAAAAAGGCCGCTTTACCTGAATGGGCAAAGCGGCCTGCAACTTTTGTCGTGATCGAACAGTCGTTTTCCTACGCTGGCATTACCCAGATCAGGTTCGTTTCGTCCCATGCAAAGGGACGTGTGGTAGGGTGTTATCTCAGCCTTGCCGGCAACCGGCAAAGCACCCCTAACGAGGGCGATTTAAAGAACAATTTTTATAGAAATAAATTAATCAACAGAGCGGTGGAAAGCAAGAGGATTTTTTCGCTTTCCGATGTCAGTGCTCAGAATCGTGCCTTGCATAAAATGGCTGCCTTCGGCGCCTGCAACAGCCCTTTTACACAAACGACAGATACAGCTCTTCGAACTCCATGACCTGTTTGCCCACGGAGAAATGATCCTCCACCCTTTTTCGCCCCGCGGCGCCCCAGGTCTCGGCATGGTCGGGATTCGCCAGCAGGGCCTTCATGGCCTGCGCCAGGGCCTGGGAGTTTTTCTTTTCAACCAGCAGACCGGTCTCCTCCGGCACCACCAATTCGCCCGATCCCTCCACATCGGTGGCGATCACCGGCCGGCTGCGCGCCATGGCCTCCAGCAGTACATTGGGGAATCCTTCCCACAACGACGGCAGAACAAACGCATCCCAATGAGCCAGCAGATCTGGCACATCGTCACGCCGGCCTAAAAAAGTCACATAAGACTCGATCTGCAGCTGCGCAACCAATTGGCGCAGCTCCTCCAGCTTTTCGCCGTCGCCGGCCAGTTCCCAGCGGGCGTGCGGATACTCCTTCACCACTTCAGGGATGGCCTCCAGCAAATAGCGATGGCCTTTCTGGTACACCAGACGCGCAGCGGTGCCGAAGATAAAATGCGCGCGGTTGCGATGGGGCGGCGCAGGTGCGAATTTACGCAGGTCGACGCCGTAATAGATGGTGCAGATCTTTTGTGGATCCTGACCGCGATCCTTGATGATATA
This is a stretch of genomic DNA from bacterium. It encodes these proteins:
- a CDS encoding glycosyltransferase family 4 protein; translation: MPKARRFDYTLPFKLGKLARSLQADIMMTTLFFADIIGALSTYMYKPKALISWEAITGRLRFHQKKMYQLTSGRFDMVVAVSNSIWPYIIKDRGQDPQKICTIYYGVDLRKFAPAPPHRNRAHFIFGTAARLVYQKGHRYLLEAIPEVVKEYPHARWELAGDGEKLEELRQLVAQLQIESYVTFLGRRDDVPDLLAHWDAFVLPSLWEGFPNVLLEAMARSRPVIATDVEGSGELVVPEETGLLVEKKNSQALAQAMKALLANPDHAETWGAAGRKRVEDHFSVGKQVMEFEELYLSFV
- a CDS encoding TonB-dependent receptor, with protein sequence MIHRFLIICVLAGGLTAQERLVTGIVLDAQTGLALAGATVMRPGSRIGAAADEHGRFAFRLPQSEVVLEARLLGYSAQSQTVPASDPSPSVTFHLQPTVLPLQSMLVTASRTREQPFDAGYANLQQQQIQERYSVQDIPALLSELPSTTFYSEGGNGLGYTYLNIRGFDQRRIAVMVNGVPQNDPEDHSVYWLDFPDLAANLENIQVQRGAGGLFGAASAIGGAVNLISSNFTQNRGISIYSGAGSYNTRKYSLSAGSGLMDNRYALYARLGKITSDGYRDNSWVDFNSYFLGVARFDKRMTTQINLYGGPVSDHLAYYGISRAEAADKKLRKRNPIQRKEEIENFSQPHYEIINEWQTGRWRFQNTLFYVTGEGFYDYDGSWAPYSYYRITPENGFQVNGDAESLYIPDALIHAYVSNQQAGWLPRASLQGDHGVLTVGAEWRRHRSLHYGSLKWGTELPAGVTPDYRYYEYRGAKNIASLFVNGVYRAADRLTCLADAVLIQQSYRLYDEKYLHTDFTKPYLFFNPKLGLSYLVRPDVKVYSTFARTSREPRLKNLYDAAEASTPASWGPVTPQFALAADSSYNVNDPLVKEETMFDWEVGAGLERSNLHLSVNAYYMIFLDEIVKSGRLDRFGQPVTGNAERTLHRGIELAGMWRPSPGWELSANSTLSHNRLVRHRRYTWAGVHVLDGNRIAGFPDVLANARLSYRAQRFSLSMAGRYVGAFYTSNLEDAQEQVPAFALLDFYGRWRVPVAAGVEAVELQLQVNNVLNKLYVAHGEGDAFFPAAERNVFLGLQVEL